In Hirschia baltica ATCC 49814, the genomic stretch TTATCTTGCACCAAATAGCTTTCCGAAGATGCTGAACCACCGATAAACACTGTTTCATCTGCTAATTCGACAGCAAGAGAGCCTGCATCTGCTTCAGAATAAACGACAACGGTTTTAACCCCTAACCGCTTACATGTTTTGATGACACGGCAGGCGATTTCACCGCGATTTGCTATCAGAATTTTCGAAAACATAAGTCGTATTTGCCCCGTATTTTATCGGATTAATCCGTATTTTTATTTTAGTACTAGTTTTTACACATTTTGAAGACAATCAAGACCAAAGCCATAACTGCGACTTTCCAACACATGCCGTAGCGGTCAATGAGAATCGTCAATTTCGTCTTTCTCGTCACGCGGTGAATCAATAAGAGATTCCAGCAATCTCAATTTCGATGTTACCGACACGAGAAAAGCGGTAGACCACCCCAAAAGAAGAAAACCTGCAGCTGATTCAATTGCAGCAAGCATTCGCCATTTCTCATCTAAATATATGTCTCCATATCCAACAGTCGTAAAAGTGGATGTGGAGAAATACAAAGCGGCTTCGAAGCTCGAAAACTCACCGAGAAATAAGTAAAGGGCCGCAAACATCCATATTTCGATTGTATGCAAGAGAAACAAAAGCATTATGACCGCAAGGATAGCTCCACTTTGCAGCCATAAAGATGCTGCGGTCCGCCGCGTGATATTATCTCGACGCAAAAGCGCAATTAGACCTGTCAGTCCCAAGAAATGAACGCAGGTTATCAGACTTACCATAATTATGGCTACGATGAGGTTTTGCAAAAGCATGGACAACACTCTTCATATTTCAGGTTCAAATCGCAATTTTGACCTTCTATCAGCCTAGCTCGCGCCACAATTGTTTAACGAGATATTAACTCAAAATATCAAATATTGTGCGATTGTTAGCACTTAATGTTGAAGCGCGTTTATGAGGGTGAGTAAATGCTTATTTTCGGTCTGCACCGTTGGCGTGGCGAAACCGGCAAAAAATACTGGTTTAACATTACGCTGACAGACAATGGATTACCAAGTGATCCCGGTATTTATATATTTGTCCGTCGCTACTTTGTTTTCTGGCTAAAGCCTTTGTATGTTGGCAAAGCTGCTAGCCTGAGTGGCCGTCTCAAAGGACATGAAAAATGGGGGCGTGCTTGGTGGGATTTAGGCGCGACAGAGCGACATGTCGCCCGTTTTAGCACCGAAATTGAGCGCAGACGCGTTGAAGAAGATCTCATACGCGGTTTAAAACCCCCAATGAATGATATCCTTATCCCTCGTGGTCAGGACGATGCGCCAAATGATGCGACTTTGCTACGCAAATGGAAATTTAGACGATATCTTTGGAGCTGGTTCTCACCCGGCGCTTCCCAGCGGTAAGATTTGCGCTTTTCTTTCAATAAATCAGATATTTCCTGACAATATTAAGATATAATCGGGCCATTACACTTGAGTCATTTTTTGATTTGTATATACTTTGTGATACATTTTATGGATAGATGAAAGTAGCGTGCTATGCCGCACCACAAGAAAAAGCACAAAAAAGTAAAAAAAGACAGCCAGCTTGTCTTGCGTGTGAATAAGGATGAACGCGATGCTTTTGTTGAACTGTGTGAAGAAATGGATACGAGCGCGTCCAGAGAGATACGCCGTTTCATGAAGGAATTCATATTAGAACATACAGAGGAAGACGAAGTCGAGATTGTAGCCTCGCCTCCTAAAGATGAAGCTGACAGCTAAATTAAGCCTTTTGTATCTTGAAATTATACAACAATAAAAAAGCCCATATCGATATGATACGGGCTTTTATTTTGTCTACTTGCTAGTGTCTAAAGCGGGATATTGTCATGCTTTTTAGGCGGATTTTTGATTGATTTGTTTTTCAGCTGACGCAATGAACGTGCGATTCTATGGCGTGTGTTGTGGGGCTGAATCACATCATCAATATAGCCCTTGCCGGCTGCGACGAATGGGTTTGCAAATCTGTCTTCATACTCTTTTGAGCGCTCAGCCATTTTTTCAGGATTGTCGCGTTCAGCGCGATATATAATCTCGGCAGCACCCTTTGCACCCATCACCGCGATTTCAGCATTTGGCCATGCATAATTGACATCACCGCGAATGTGTTTGGAACTCATCACATCATATGCACCGCCATAGGCTTTGCGTGTGATCACCGTTACTTTTGGCACGGTCGCTTCGGCGTAGGCAAAGAGCAATTTCGCACCATGTTTAATGAGGCCGCCATACTCTTGCTTTGTGCCCGGCATGAAACCCGGTACATCGACAAAGGTGATCAAAGGGATGTTAAAGCAGTCACAAAAACGCACGAAACGCGCCGCTTTGCGGGAAGCATCAATATCTAGCACGCCGGCCAGCGTCATAGGCTGGTTGGCAACAAAGCCAACAGGTGCGCCTTCAATACGCCCGAACCCGCATAGAATATTCGCGCCAAAATCAGGGCTAATTTCAAAAAAGTCGCCTTCATCAGCAACCTTCTCAATGAGTTCACGCATATCATATGGCATGTTTGGATTTGCCGGAATAAGCGTGTCCAAACTCTTCTCGACACGGTCAATCGTATCAAAGCTAGGGCGCGTGGGTGGTTTCTCGGCTTGGGAACCGGGAAGAAAATTCATAAGCCGGCGGATCTGGATGAGCGCTTCTACATCATTGTCAAAGGCACCATCGACCACACCCGATTTAACGGCATGAACAGAAGCGCCCCCTAATTCTTCGTGGGAAACATTTTCGTTTGTTACTGTTTTAACAACATCAGGACCGGTCACATACATGTAGGATGTATCTTTCACCATGAAGATGAAATCAGTCATAGCCGGCGAATAAACATCCCCGCCCGCACAAGGCCCCATAATCACGGAAATCTGCGGGACGCAGCCAGATGCCATGACGTTTTCGAGGAAAATATCGGCATAACCAGCCAGAGAATCGACACCTTCTTGAATGCGAGCACCACCGGCATCGAAAATACCGATAACGGGCGCGCCATTGCGTGTGGCAGCTTGCTGGACTTTAACAATTTTTTCGGCATGGGCTTTGGATAGAGAACCACCAAACACTGTGAAATCCTTGGAAAACACATAGACCATGCGCCCATCAATTGTTCCCCAGCCTGTGACAACACCATCTCCAGGAATGCGTTTTTCTTCCATTCCGAAATCATGACAGCGATGCTCTACGAACATGTCCCATTCTTCAAATGAGCCTTCGTCTAATAGTATTTCAATGCGTTCACGGGCTGTGAGCTTGCCTTTTTCGTGTTGCTTATCGATTCTAGCCTGACCGCCGCCCAGTCTAGCTTGCTCACGTTTTTCGGCGAGTCGTTCTAAAATATCGCTGCTCATGAAATGCCCCGTACATATCGTATTTATATTGTTATTCTCTTTAGATAAGAGACAGAAACAACCTATGGCAAGCTTTGAATGATTCCCAAAAGGTCGCATGGCGGTAGGTAAGATCAAAAAAAGCGCTACCTTCTTGAGAGTAGCGCTTTTGTATTCAATCTAAGCTATCATTTTTGTATTAGTCGAAATTGAACCGTTGAACGCGGCCATTCTGACCAATCGCACAGACTGTATCGCGATTTCTAAACCCGTTTGGCCCATGCACCCTCATGGAGCCAGTGACACGCAAACGACCTTGGCGACCAATATCAACATAAGGTTGGCTGCGATATTGTGCGGAATATGCATTCAAACGATATGCTTGCTGATTGGCTTCTCGTGCACACAGCCCAATAGCGTGATTTTGATCAGAATGACTAATGTTTCGAATGCCGCCATTACGAGGATATGATGGGATATTCCCTCTACCGTCATTGTGGCCATATTCTTGGCCCCGTGAATTTGGAAACCTCACGCTGGACAATTCAAATATTGCGCGACATCCATCGCGAACCCACATTGTATTCCCGCGAAGTCCCCATTCATCACCCTCATCACAGCTTCCCTTTGATTTACGATCATAAACGCGGGCATCTGCAATGTTGAAATTCACATCAAAATGGCAAACATTTGAGCGGTATCCCGATGATCCACACTCTCTTAAGACTGTGATGGGACGCACATTCCGATCATTTCTATGATTTGATTTCAATGTCTTTTGGACAATCTGAACTTTAAGCCCTTGATCTGCAAAAGCTGCGGGAGCCGCGAAGAGCGTGGACGCTGCTATCGCAGCGACTGACGCCCATTTAGTGATTGATGAAGTATTGCTCATGCATTGAGTGTGCGCTCACCAAGGCAACACACGATGAACATAATTTTCAGAATAAGAAATTTACTGATCTAATAGATCAAACTCACGCGTATGTGATAATCGCCTTAGTTTCAGCGTTTTAACGCCGCAAAAAAGACCCCTAACCCCAATGCTTGATGGCGATTATACGCAACTCTATGCATTGCCTCTTCGTCTTCACCCCATTGTTCTGCTTGGTATATTTCATCTATGCGAGACAAATCAAAGGCTTCTTCAGCCAGCAAACGTCCTTGTTCTACAGCAAGCGACAACACAGCAGACCCAAACAAGCCAAGACCGAAATTTAATCCTGTTAATCGCATATCATCTAAATTGGCTGCATGTTGGCGCGCCGCTTCCAATGATGTTGTTGGCTGAGGACTTGCCATAACGCCTTCAACTGGAAGCAAGAACACATTCAGTTCTTGAGCAGCCCAATCGCGTATCGGTGCCCAGCCTTCTTGCTGACGCTCTCTTAAAACGGTCGGACCTTCTGCAAGATGAGATACAAGATCGGTTTCAGCATAGCGCGCGACCTCATCAGCCATTTCTGGGCGCGCCAAGGGCGTACGGTCGATCGCAACATTTACAAGTCGTGTAATGTGCATTGTGGCGACATCAATAAACTCGACTTGATCAGCCCACTCTCCTGCTACGGCTTCTGCAAGTTCTTCTGTTGGTAAACTAAGAGGCTTCTTAGCTGGTGTTTTAAGTTGCCGACCATCCAACGAAATCGTCCAATTGCCATCACCAAGCTTTTCAATGGCTGCTTGCTTATAGAACTTTTTCATTCTTTGACCTGCGTTTCCAAAGTCACTCATGATGTTACTTTGTCCCCAAACGCATATAGACCTTTGCGAAGACCGGCAAAATCATGATGAACATCATGTGCACCCGCTTCGATCAATTCTTCAGCTTTTCCAAATCCCCATGATACCCCCAATGCATGCACATTTGCGGCGCGTGCCATCTGCATATCAAAAGTGGCATCGCCTATCATGACTGTCTGCTCGGCAAAACAACCCAACTCATCCATGTTCTTTTGAACCATGTGAGGGTGTGGTTTTCCCGGACCGTCATCAGCGCACCAATGCGTATCAAAATACTTTTCTAAATCGTGCATCTGCAAAATATGGCTCAACCCTTGGCGAGATTTACCTGTGGCAACGCCCATCAACCAACCATCGGCCACCATATCTTGAAGGAGTTCAATAGCCCCATCATATAATGGTTCTTTGAGATCTGGATTGCTGCGCAACGCAACAAATCCAGTTTTGTAATCTTCATACACACGTTGAATCGCATTTGGGTCAGCTTCGGGCAGCATGTATTCAATAGCTGTCTTCAACGACAAGCCAACGATTTTACGGGTTTCATCAAAATCAGGCGTTCTAAAACCCGATTTTTCAAACGCAAAAACCATAGCAGCCTGAATCATCTCACGACTATCAATCACAGTTCCATCAAGGTCCCATACAGCGAGTTTAAGTGACATGGAGTAGCTCTCTATATAATGCAGAAATCGGCACGTCTTTAGCGACGGCGGCCCATAGGCTGAATAGTATCAAACGGATTTCCAGCTTCATCTTCCGAGAAACCGAAAAAATCAAATGTCTTTTTCATGTGCTCAGGTAAAGGCGCAATCACTTCAACATCGGATCCACGACGACGCGGCATACGCAATGCACGTGCATGAAGGTGTAGTCCTGGAGGAAGACCAGCGGGTGTTTCACGATCACATGTATATTTTGCATCACCTAAAATAGAATTTCCAATTTCAGACATGTGATAGCGCAATTGATGCTTACGTCCTGTAGAAGGCTTTAGAGCCACCCAAGAGGCGCGTTGGCCTGCCGTTGATACAACTTTAAAATCTGTAATCGCGAACACCGCACCTTTTTGGCCATGCACACCAGCAGTCATTAGCTCTTTATCCTGCCCCGGCCCATGCGCTTTCATCATCCAACCACGCAATTCGCCTTCATTAGGGTTTGGCACGCCCTTCACTACAGCCCAATAAATTTTATCCAGCTCACGAGAGCGGAAATGCTTGCTCATCTCAGCAGCAGATTGCGCTGTTTTGGCCAAGACTAGCAAACCAGATGTGTCTTTATCCAAACGGTGCACCAGACGCGGTTTATCTTGACCGGGGCGTGTCAGTGCATTGGCCATTCCATCAACGTGACGCAATGTCTTTGTACCACCTTGTACAGCAAGACCAGAAGGTTTGTTTAGCACGTACACATCTTCATCTTCATACAGGATCAGAGATTGAATAAGTTCGGCATCTCTTGGAGAAACATAAACCTCTTCTTCTTTTTGTGGATGTTTCTTGCCCTGATCTGTTGATGGCATTGGCGGCACGCGCACAACCTGCCCCGGCTCTAAGCGTGTGCTAGACTTCGCGCGGCTACCATCCACACGCACTTCGCCCTTGCGAAGCAGCTTTTCGACCTGCCCTTGTGTTAATCCCGGGAAGCGACGCTTCAACCAGCGATCAAGACGTACATCGCCTTCAGTATCGCCCACAGGGATCTGAAGAACTTGCCCTTTATTCCAACTCATATCGCAAAAACCTTTCGGGCGATCATCAATCCAATAAACATGGCGATTACCCCGAGCGCCAAAGTCCCTAATGCATAACTCGCTGCTTGGAGATATGCTTTTCTCTCTATCATCAACATTGTTTCCAAGCTGAATGTCGAAAAAGTGGTAAAACCACCCATCACACCCGTTGCTAAAAACAGTCGCCAATTATTGCCGCCATCAATTTTAAACGCCAACCATCCCGTCAGCACTCCAAGTAGAAGCGATCCCAATATATTTGCGCTGAATGTGCCCCAAGGCATGCCCGGACCAAACACTCTCAACATAAAACCAGAAAGCGAATAGCGGGCCGTCGCGCCTATAGCGCCGCCTAGAGCAACTAAAACAATGTTCTGCATACGCGCCTCTTAGCCTGTTTTATCCTGTAACGCCAGTAGGCCATTTTCTAAGGATAAAGCCGTGAGACATTCTTTCATATCATCTGGAACATCCGCGATTATATCTATCTCTCCGCCATCAGGGTGTGGTGTCAGCAAACGATAGGCATGCAGCATAAGGCGCGCAGGCTGATAGCTTCCCTCCAAAGCGTCTGTTCCATAATAGGGATCAGCGAGTATGGGCCGTCCAAAATGCTCCAAATGCACTCGCAATTGATGCGTGCGCCCTGTCTCTGGTGTTAGTAGCAAGAAATGATAATCATTCTGGCTTGATAGGACGAGATAGCGAGTACGCGCATCTTGTGCGCCCTCACCATCAACGTCACACGGTCGCATCAATGCTAGGTTTGGTTCTTTTTGATAACGCTGCAAATGGGCATCAATGACACCTTCGCTTTTTTCAAAAGCGGGTCCGCGCACGATTGCCAGATAAGATTTATAAGCTTCACGCCGTTCAAAGGTTTGCTGGAAGAATGATGTTGCAGGCTTTGTGCGTGCAGCGATAATCACGCCAGACGTGAGCATATCCAATCTATGCAGCATGCGCGGTCGTTTGCCATTGCGCTTCACATAGACTTGGAGCAATGCGTCAAAAGTGCGATCTGCTGGGCTTCTTGTTTGGCAAGCTAAACCACTGGGCTTGTTGAATGCGAGTATAGAATCGTCTTCACCTAACAGAAGTTCATCCATATAGTCTCTATCCGCATGCGTTACTTGGTAAGGTTTTGTTAACTTTTTAGAAAAGTCGCCCTTTTCCCATGGTTTGTCTTCACTATTCTCGTTTTCCATGAAATTACCTCAAGTATTAATGAAAAAAAACATTGTAATCATGCGAATCATTCGTCATTCTATCCGTGGGGCTGTTCTATCAAATGCTTGAGTAAAGGTCACAAGCAAATGGACGAACAGATTAAGAGTAGAGTGTTTTCATTGGTTGAGCCAACGTATCGCGAAAGCGTGCACCAAACCAAACGACTTCTACCAAAACTTAGTCATACCGAAACGCGCAAGCGCGATGAAGCTTGCTTGCGCTCTATTTTGTTTTCATTCGATGAAGCGATTCTCAAAGCACCAAATGTGCTTAAAGATCCTGCCGCATTCGCCCGTCTCGCTGCTGCTCACGGTTTCCCGCTGAGTTGCGCCATCCAGAGGCAACGCAAATATGGCAATATCAATGAAAATGCAATGAGGATGCTAGCCCAGCAAAATTGCTTGGGTCACAAGCTGATACAGCTCTGGAAGCGTATTTCTCCAGAGATTTCCCGTAGAGTAGAAAAAATGAATTCCAATCAAGCCATCCCATATGAGCCGTTTTCCCCCGGCATCATGCGGAAAATGAGACAGGCACTTACGCCATTACGCGATCAGCTCGGCTTTGAAATTGTGTGTGATTTGAACTTGCTAGACAATCCCGTCGCTTTTCTAGCGATGTGTCAGCGTATTGGGTATAATGGCCCAGGCTGGACCTATGACACAAGCAAACCCAATGATCTCAACAAAGTGGTCGGCCAACGCCTGATCGATACATGGCGTATTATCGTCACAACCTAAATCAACGTTTTGGTTCAGATTGGCGCGCTAACTCGGCGCGTCGTTTGGACCAATGCTGCATTCTATCTCGAATACTTGCTTCCCGCCCCGCACCATCAGGCTGGTAATAAGATTGCCGTTGCATACCGTCTGGAAAATAGTTCTGGCCTGAAAATGATCCTTCCTGATCATGATCATATTTATATCCCTCATTATATCCCAAATCTTTCATCATGGATGTTGGTGCATTTAGGATATGCTTTGGCGGCATAAGCGAGCCTGTTTGGGCTGCAGATTTGCGGGCTAATTTATATGCTGCATAAACTGCGTTTGATTTTGGCGATGTCGTGATGTGAACCAAAGCATGAGCCAGCGCCAATTCACCTTCTGGAGACCCAAGCCGTTCATATGTGCGCGCGGCTTCTCCTGCAATCATCAGGGCCGTCGGATCAGCTAGTCCAACCTCTTCAGAGGCCATACGCACAATGCGGCGCGCAAGATAGAGCGGATCTTCGCCTCCTTCGAGCATACGGCAAAACCAATAAAGCGCTGCATCTGGATCTGATCCACGCACGGATTTATGCAGAGCCGACGCCATATTGTAATGCTCATCACGATCCTTGTCATAAGCAGGTGCACGTTTTTGCAAAAGTTTGGCTAGTTCATCTGGATTAAGAGGACTGACGCCCCCTAAAGATAAAACTTCTTCGGCGAGATTGAGCAGATAGCGACCGTCTCCATCTGCCATGTCTTTCAAGCTGGCGCGCGCTTCATTTGATAATGCGAGTTTCTCGCCCGTTTCAGCTTCAACGCGCAAAAGCAGTTTCTCTAACGCTGTGTCTTCAAGCCGTTTCAGCACCATGACTTGGCATCTAGACAGCAATGCACCATTTAGCTCAAAGCTTGGGTTTTCAGTTGTTGCCCCAACAAGCGTAACAATCCCGCGCTCTACGAATGGCAAAAAACCATCTTGCTGGGCTTTATTGAAACGATGTATCTCGTCAACAAATAGCAATGTGCCCTTGCCAATTTGTCGACGTTTTTCAGCACGATCAAAGGCAGCACGCAGATCTTTTACACCAGAAAATATTGCCGATATAGGATCAAATTCCAACCCCGCTCCGGCTGCCAACAATTGCGCTATCGTTGTTTTACCAACACCGGGCGGGCCCCACAAAATCATGCTTGCAAGGCGTTTATTTGCCAGCATCCGACCAATTGGCCCATCCGCCCCGATCAAATGGTCTTGTCCGATTACATCAGATAAGGTCTTTGGTCGCAAGCGATCCGCTAACGGTTGTGGGGCATTATCATCAAGGCCGGCAGCGGAAAACAAATCAGTCATGTGTTTTGTTTACCGCCCCAGCGCGCAAAGCGAAAGCCGTTTTATAATTTACGGCCTACATCCGTATATTTGATGTAATTCTGCGGCCATTTCTTTCAATTGTCACAGCCCATGTCGAGCCACGCCCGCCTTGATTTTTCAAGATTTTAAGTAAGTCATCGGATGTTTTAATAACACTTCCATTTACTTCGCGTATCATATCACCCGGACGCAAGCCAAAACGTGATGCGAGTGAACGGCGCAATACACGGTTCACAAGAACACCCGATGCAAAAGGATCGCGCCCTAATTCATCGGCCAAAGCTGGCGACAGGTCTGCAACTTCAGCACCCGAAAATGGACTTGCATTCCCCTCAATCAAATTCATTTCTGATTTTGTTGCGCCCGGAGGCGGTGCCAGCTTCACCTTTACCGACTTATCTTGACCACTTCGAAGATAAACGAGCGTCGCTTTATCACCCGGAGCGAGCGTTGCGGCTAAAAATTTCAATCCACGCTCATCAAACACTTCACGGCCATCAATAGATTTCACAAGATCTCCGCGTTTCAATCCTGCTTTTTCCGCTGGACCATCAGGATAAATTTCAGTGACCAACACACCCATTGGACGCGCTAAACCCATAGATTTCGCGATATCGGCTGTGACGGCTTGCCCTTTTAAACCCAGCCATGGACGTATAATTTGACCATCATTTACAGCTGCATCAACAACGCGCTTCACCATTTCTGCAGGAATTGCAAAGCCTATCCCATTTGATCCACCAGATCGGGAGAAAATAGCTGTGTTCACGCCCACTAAACGTCCATGGGAATCAACCAATGCGCCCCCAGAATTACCCGGATTAATGGCTGCATCGGTTTGAAGGAAAAATGCGTAATCGGAGACACCAACGTCTGTTCGTGCTTGCGCTGAAATTATACCTGTTGTGACTGTTTGCCCGACTCCGAAAGGATTTCCGATAGCTAACACTAAATCGCCGACTTCAACTTGGCGTGTGTCAGTTATTTCTAGGGTTGGAAGCGCTTCACCCTCAGTATCAATTTTCAAAACTGCTAGATCCGTGCGCTGATCTGCAATGATAAGTTCAGCTGCAAATTCTCTTCTATCGGCGAGTACAACTTTAAACTCGTCAGCCCCTTCAATAACGTGGTTATTTGTTACGATAACCCCGTCTGATCCGACAATGACTCCCGATCCAAGTGATGATTCTACGCGTTCGCGTGGCACACCCCCCATTTGATTCCCGAAAAAGCGCTGAAAAAACGGGTCTTGTGAAAAAGGAGAAGCTGTTTGTTTAACGACTTTTGAGGTAAAAACGTTGACGACTGCTGGCGCAGCTTGCTTCACCAAAGGAGAAAAAGACATGGTCACTTCCTGCTGGGAAGTCGGCACCACTCTTTCTACCGTTTGAACGGGAGCTTCTTGTGCGGAACAAGCAGTCACGGCGAGTAATGAAACGCTCAGAAACGCCATTCCATTACGTAGCATTTTTGTCAGAAGAGTTTTGATCATTCAAATGAAATCCATGATAAACGAGGCGCAATTGCGGCAAAATTTGAACTTCTTATCCTTAATCTAGCAGATTAATTCTAAGCTAGAACCATTTGAAATGTTTGAAAATAAAAAAACACCGCCCTGATTTCTCAGAACGGTGTTTGATTTTTTAAATATTCGTAAAAGACCTAGTCTTCCATGGCCATTGCAGCTTCAGCTTCTACACGCTCACGATCAGCCTTACCTTTGGCTTCAACATCGCGATCAACAAGCTCGATAACCGCCATTGGAGCATTATCACCATAACGGTAACCTGCTTTAAGAACGCGTGTGTAACCACCTTCGCGATCTTTGTAACGGTCTGCAAGAACGTCAAATAGTTTTTGAACCATCTCTTTGTCACGCATTTTTGAAATAGCCTGACGACGGGCTGCAAGGTCACCCTTTTTACCCAAAGTAACTAGCTTATCTACAAAAGAACGTAATTCTTTTGCTTTTGGAAGCGTAGTTGAGATCTGCTCGTGTTGCACAAGAGACGCAGCCATGTTTGCGAACATGGCCTTACGGTGCTCCGACGTGCGGTTTAGCTTGCGGTGCGCAATTCCGTGACGCATGGCTTCTATTACGGCCCTAAGGACCGCTCCTCTATCTAATCTTCGTATTTCTTAGCTAAGTCTTCGATATTCTCTGGTGGCCACGATGGTACATCCATACCAAGGTGCAGCCCCATAGTCGCGAGGACCTCTTTAATTTCGTTCAATGACTTACGTCCAAAGTTTGGAGTACGAAGCATTTCCGCCTCTGACTTCTGGATAAGGTCACCAATGTATACAATGTTGTCGTTACGCAAACAGTTTGCAGAACGAACAGACAATTCCAACTCATCAACTTTCTTGAGAAGTACTGGGTTAAAGCCAAGGTCTGGCTCTTGCTCAGCTTCTTGCTCAACAACTGGCTCATCAAAGTTGATAAGCAATTGAAGTTGGTCTTGAAGAATACGTGCTGCATAAGCAACTGCATCTTCAGGTGTCACTGAACCGTCAGTTTCGACAGTCAATGTCAATTTATCGTAGTCAAGAACTTGACCTTCACGTGTGTCATCCACCTTGAAGCCAACACGCTCCACAGGAGAGAAGATTGCGTCCACAGGGATAAAACCAAGTGGTGCATCGTCAGGACGGTTGCGGTCAGCAGGCACATAACCTTTACCAGAAGCAACAGTGAATTCCATACGGATATTCGCGCCATCATCCAACGTACAAATAACGTGGTCTGGGTTTAGAATTTCCATGTCGCCAGGAAGTTCAATTTGACCAGCAGTCACAACACCA encodes the following:
- a CDS encoding RluA family pseudouridine synthase — protein: MENENSEDKPWEKGDFSKKLTKPYQVTHADRDYMDELLLGEDDSILAFNKPSGLACQTRSPADRTFDALLQVYVKRNGKRPRMLHRLDMLTSGVIIAARTKPATSFFQQTFERREAYKSYLAIVRGPAFEKSEGVIDAHLQRYQKEPNLALMRPCDVDGEGAQDARTRYLVLSSQNDYHFLLLTPETGRTHQLRVHLEHFGRPILADPYYGTDALEGSYQPARLMLHAYRLLTPHPDGGEIDIIADVPDDMKECLTALSLENGLLALQDKTG
- a CDS encoding RluA family pseudouridine synthase, whose protein sequence is MSWNKGQVLQIPVGDTEGDVRLDRWLKRRFPGLTQGQVEKLLRKGEVRVDGSRAKSSTRLEPGQVVRVPPMPSTDQGKKHPQKEEEVYVSPRDAELIQSLILYEDEDVYVLNKPSGLAVQGGTKTLRHVDGMANALTRPGQDKPRLVHRLDKDTSGLLVLAKTAQSAAEMSKHFRSRELDKIYWAVVKGVPNPNEGELRGWMMKAHGPGQDKELMTAGVHGQKGAVFAITDFKVVSTAGQRASWVALKPSTGRKHQLRYHMSEIGNSILGDAKYTCDRETPAGLPPGLHLHARALRMPRRRGSDVEVIAPLPEHMKKTFDFFGFSEDEAGNPFDTIQPMGRRR
- the crcB gene encoding fluoride efflux transporter CrcB, with translation MQNIVLVALGGAIGATARYSLSGFMLRVFGPGMPWGTFSANILGSLLLGVLTGWLAFKIDGGNNWRLFLATGVMGGFTTFSTFSLETMLMIERKAYLQAASYALGTLALGVIAMFIGLMIARKVFAI
- a CDS encoding DUF3011 domain-containing protein, which translates into the protein MSNTSSITKWASVAAIAASTLFAAPAAFADQGLKVQIVQKTLKSNHRNDRNVRPITVLRECGSSGYRSNVCHFDVNFNIADARVYDRKSKGSCDEGDEWGLRGNTMWVRDGCRAIFELSSVRFPNSRGQEYGHNDGRGNIPSYPRNGGIRNISHSDQNHAIGLCAREANQQAYRLNAYSAQYRSQPYVDIGRQGRLRVTGSMRVHGPNGFRNRDTVCAIGQNGRVQRFNFD
- a CDS encoding acyl-CoA carboxylase subunit beta; translation: MSSDILERLAEKREQARLGGGQARIDKQHEKGKLTARERIEILLDEGSFEEWDMFVEHRCHDFGMEEKRIPGDGVVTGWGTIDGRMVYVFSKDFTVFGGSLSKAHAEKIVKVQQAATRNGAPVIGIFDAGGARIQEGVDSLAGYADIFLENVMASGCVPQISVIMGPCAGGDVYSPAMTDFIFMVKDTSYMYVTGPDVVKTVTNENVSHEELGGASVHAVKSGVVDGAFDNDVEALIQIRRLMNFLPGSQAEKPPTRPSFDTIDRVEKSLDTLIPANPNMPYDMRELIEKVADEGDFFEISPDFGANILCGFGRIEGAPVGFVANQPMTLAGVLDIDASRKAARFVRFCDCFNIPLITFVDVPGFMPGTKQEYGGLIKHGAKLLFAYAEATVPKVTVITRKAYGGAYDVMSSKHIRGDVNYAWPNAEIAVMGAKGAAEIIYRAERDNPEKMAERSKEYEDRFANPFVAAGKGYIDDVIQPHNTRHRIARSLRQLKNKSIKNPPKKHDNIPL
- a CDS encoding HAD-IA family hydrolase; translated protein: MSLKLAVWDLDGTVIDSREMIQAAMVFAFEKSGFRTPDFDETRKIVGLSLKTAIEYMLPEADPNAIQRVYEDYKTGFVALRSNPDLKEPLYDGAIELLQDMVADGWLMGVATGKSRQGLSHILQMHDLEKYFDTHWCADDGPGKPHPHMVQKNMDELGCFAEQTVMIGDATFDMQMARAANVHALGVSWGFGKAEELIEAGAHDVHHDFAGLRKGLYAFGDKVTS
- a CDS encoding GIY-YIG nuclease family protein, yielding MLIFGLHRWRGETGKKYWFNITLTDNGLPSDPGIYIFVRRYFVFWLKPLYVGKAASLSGRLKGHEKWGRAWWDLGATERHVARFSTEIERRRVEEDLIRGLKPPMNDILIPRGQDDAPNDATLLRKWKFRRYLWSWFSPGASQR
- a CDS encoding potassium channel family protein; the encoded protein is MLLQNLIVAIIMVSLITCVHFLGLTGLIALLRRDNITRRTAASLWLQSGAILAVIMLLFLLHTIEIWMFAALYLFLGEFSSFEAALYFSTSTFTTVGYGDIYLDEKWRMLAAIESAAGFLLLGWSTAFLVSVTSKLRLLESLIDSPRDEKDEIDDSH
- a CDS encoding ATP12 family chaperone protein, coding for MKKFYKQAAIEKLGDGNWTISLDGRQLKTPAKKPLSLPTEELAEAVAGEWADQVEFIDVATMHITRLVNVAIDRTPLARPEMADEVARYAETDLVSHLAEGPTVLRERQQEGWAPIRDWAAQELNVFLLPVEGVMASPQPTTSLEAARQHAANLDDMRLTGLNFGLGLFGSAVLSLAVEQGRLLAEEAFDLSRIDEIYQAEQWGEDEEAMHRVAYNRHQALGLGVFFAALKR